In the Halorussus rarus genome, GCCGCAACAAAAAGAGCGTCTGCATCGACCTCCACTACGAAGACGGACAGGAGACGGTTCAGGAGTTGGTGGAGGAGGCGGACGTGTTCATCGAGAACTTCCGGCCGGGCCGACTCGAGGAGTGGAACCTCGGTTGGGAGACCCTCTCGGAGATCAACCCGGAACTGGTGATGGTCCGGACCACCGGCTTCGGCCAGACCGGCCCCTACAAG is a window encoding:
- a CDS encoding CoA transferase, producing MQPTESEQPLEGLTVIDCASLLAGPWTATLLGDFGAEVIKIEHPNGDGIRHHGDYDEELHWKALGRNKKSVCIDLHYEDGQETVQELVEEADVFIENFRPGRLEEWNLGWETLSEINPELVMVRTTGFGQTGPYK